In one Gossypium hirsutum isolate 1008001.06 chromosome D09, Gossypium_hirsutum_v2.1, whole genome shotgun sequence genomic region, the following are encoded:
- the LOC107890961 gene encoding probable pyridoxal 5'-phosphate synthase subunit PDX1, producing the protein MQPSSPPSDRREIDSILASAREIRYIATRANFCAAPLLHANPVQYIFTIFPLSSIIFPKGKQISSLLLFVLRSFDMAGTGVVAVYGNGAITETHKSPFSVKVGLAQMLRGGVIMDVVTPDQARIAEEAGACAVMALERVPADIRAQGGVARMSDPQLIKEIKQSVTIPVMAKARIGHFVEAQILEAIGIDYVDESEVLTLADEENHINKHNFRIPFVCGCRNLGEALRRIREGAAMIRTKGEAGTGNIIEAVRHVRSVMGDIRILRNMDDDEVFSFAKKIQSPYDLVVQTKQLGRLPVVHFAAGGVATPADAALMMQLGCDGVFVGSGVFKSGDPARRARAIVQAVTHYSDPAVLAEVSCGLGEAMVGLNLNDKKVERFAARSE; encoded by the coding sequence ATGCAACCTTCATCTCCACCATCGGATAGAAGAGAGATTGATTCAATCTTGGCGAGTGCACGTGAAATACGCTACATTGCAACTCGCGCCAACTTCTGTGCTGCACCTCTGCTTCACGCCAATCCCGTTCAATATATCTTCACCATCTTTCCACTCTCCTCTATCATTTTTCCAAAAGGGAAACAAATCTCTTCTCTCTTGCTTTTCGTCTTGCGTTCTTTTGATATGGCAGGAACCGGGGTGGTTGCAGTTTATGGAAACGGGGCTATAACCGAGACTCACAAATCCCCTTTCTCGGTGAAAGTGGGGCTAGCCCAAATGCTCCGAGGCGGAGTTATAATGGACGTGGTCACTCCCGATCAAGCTCGCATCGCTGAAGAAGCCGGCGCCTGCGCCGTCATGGCTCTCGAACGAGTCCCCGCCGATATCCGAGCCCAAGGCGGCGTGGCTCGAATGAGTGACCCACAACTCATCAAAGAGATTAAGCAATCCGTTACTATACCTGTCATGGCGAAGGCCCGTATTGGACATTTCGTTGAGGCCCAGATCCTTGAAGCCATTGGCATCGATTATGTTGATGAGAGCGAAGTTCTTACCCTGGCCGACGAAGAAAATCACATTAACAAACATAATTTTCGGATTCCTTTCGTTTGTGGGTGTCGGAATTTGGGGGAAGCGCTTCGGAGAATCCGAGAAGGAGCTGCTATGATTCGAACCAAAGGTGAAGCTGGAACCGGGAACATTATCGAAGCTGTTAGGCACGTCAGGTCCGTGATGGGTGATATCAGGATCCTTAGGAATATGGATGATGATGAGGTTTTTAGCTTCGCTAAGAAAATTCAGTCACCTTACGACTTGGTTGTGCAGACGAAGCAGCTGGGGAGGCTGCCTGTGGTGCACTTTGCCGCTGGAGGAGTGGCGACGCCGGCGGATGCTGCTCTCATGATGCAGTTGGGTTGTGATGGCGTGTTTGTGGGGTCTGGCGTTTTTAAGAGTGGTGACCCGGCTAGACGTGCCCGGGCTATTGTTCAGGCTGTCACCCATTATAGTGACCCGGCCGTGCTTGCTGAAGTTAGCTGTGGGCTTGGCGAGGCTATGGTTGGTCTTAATTTGAATGATAAGAAGGTTGAGAGGTTCGCTGCTCGATCTGAGTAG
- the LOC107890960 gene encoding rhodanese-like domain-containing protein 10, whose amino-acid sequence MAIQLNHFQSSLLKQEKQPKPLFFTSSKTKNFGVNTAASSSGQQLIQSGEVKPILPKDAATALNSEGFKLLDIRPQWEREKAYVKGSLHVPLFVKDMDNSPITLLKKWVHFGYIGLWTGQNFTMINPNFVQEVEATLPDKDAKLLVACGEGLRSMMATSKLYEGGYKNLGWLAGGFNRAADSDFPEIEGPEKLQYATIGGVSYYFLQLLLLLQAVGKE is encoded by the exons ATGGCAATTCAACTGAACCACTTCCAATCATCGTTGCTGAAGCAAGAGAAGCAACCTAAGCCGCTATTCTTCACTTCCTCTAAAACCAAAAACTTTGGTGTCAATACTGCAGCGTCAAGCAGTGGGCAGCAGCTAATACAGTCGGGTGAGGTGAAGCCTATACTGCCTAAGGACGCAGCCACGGCCCTGAATTCCGAGGGTTTCAAGTTACTCGACATTAGACCGCAGTGGGAACGAGAAAAGGCATATGTTAAAGGGTCACTTCATGTGCCACTCTTCGTCAAGGACATGGACAATAGCCCCATTACTCTTTTGAAGAAATGGGTGCATTTTGGCTACATTGGCTTGTGGACTGGCCAAAACTTTACTATGATCAATCCTAATTTCGTCCAAGAGGTAGAAGCTACTCTTCCTGACAAGGACGCTAAGCTGCTTGTAGCTTGTGGCGAAGGCCTAAG GTCCATGATGGCAACTTCCAAGCTATATGAGGGAGGATATAAGAACTTGGGGTGGTTGGCTGGAGGATTTAATCGAGCTGCAGATAGTGATTTCCCAGAGATTGAAGGGCCTGAAAAGTTGCAGTACGCTACAATTGGGGGTGTGTCTTATTACTTCCTCCAATTGCTCCTCCTCTTGCAAGCTGTGGGCAAAGAGTAA
- the LOC107890959 gene encoding myb family transcription factor PHL7, which produces MRRPSRADGLAKERLRWTQELHDRFEQAVNQLGGPDRATPKGILKAMGVDGLTIYHVKSHLQKFRILKFVPETNTKGKFERRNISEILPNFGTTSGAQLNEALQLYMEAQRKQGDDKLQVRRNLKIKFEAQVRYFERIAGEHRNRVTPTKATKSLSPISLPSLCEESESNSKDFETDSEADKNEIESGERIQALKRAGIVEDNSASPSSSSSSSMYAFPSSFSADGYEYDDQNMLLNGGERLSYTANDISFPWNIPVCSSPLVPSFM; this is translated from the exons ATGCGTCGTCCAAGTCGCGCCGATGGCTTAGCCAAAGAACGCCTCAGATGGACTCAAGAGCTTCACGATCGATTCGAACAAGCTGTTAATCAGCTAGGAGGTCCAGATA GGGCAACGCCAAAGGGAATTCTGAAGGCTATGGGCGTTGATGGCCTCACCATTTACCATGTCAAAAGTCACTTGCAG AAATTCAGGATTTTAAAGTTTGTTCCCGAAACAAATACTA AAGGCAAGTTTGAGAGGAGAAATATTTCAGAAATACTGCCTAATTTTGGTACAACATC AGGCGCGCAGCTTAATGAAGCTCTGCAATTATATATGGAAGCACAAAGAAAACAAGGGGATGATAAACTCCAG GTTAGAAGGAATTTGAAGATTAAGTTTGAAGCACAGGTGAGATACTTTGAGAGAATTGCAGGGGAGCATAGAAACCGAGTCACCCCAACAAAAGCTACTAAATCATTGTCTCCCATATCATTGCCTTCGTTATGTGAGGAGTCTGAGTCCAATTCAAAAGATTTTGAAACCGATTCCGAGGCCGACAAAAACGAAATAGAGTCTGGAGAAAGAATTCAAGCTCTAAAAAGGGCTGGAATAGTGGAAGATAACTCAGCGTcaccttcatcatcatcatcatcatcaatgtATGCATTCCCGTCGTCATTCAGCGCAGATGGCTATGAATATGATGATCAAAACATGCTTCTTAACGGGGGAGAAAGACTTTCCTACACTGCAAATGATATCAGCTTTCCCTGGAATATCCCAGTTTGCTCATCACCCTTGGTGCCTAGCTTTATGTGA
- the LOC107890958 gene encoding probable 2-oxoglutarate-dependent dioxygenase ANS — MNRLMSWPEPVVRVQSLSENGIGTIPDRYIKPISDRPALKSEIHDHLEVPVIDLQNLFGKDPALHQETSRRISSACRDWGFFQVVNHGVSHELMKRTRAVWRDFFELPLEVKQQYANSPSTYEGYGSRLGIEKGAILDWSDYFFLNYLPVTLRNQSKWPAQPVSCRELVAKYGSQITKLCGRLLKAMSINLELKEDYLQNAFGGDEMGACLRANFYPKCPQPELTLGLSSHSDPGAITILLPDPDVAGLQVRKGGKWITVKPFPNAFIVNVGDQIQVLSNANYKSVEHRVIVNSDKDRVSLAFFYNPKSDLLIEAAKELVNEDRPALYKPMTYDEYRLYIRMNGPCGKTQIESMKSNR; from the exons ATGAATCGTCTCATGAGTTGGCCTGAGCCTGTGGTTCGAGTTCAGTCTCTGTCTGAGAATGGCATTGGTACCATTCCGGATCGATATATTAAGCCTATAAGTGACAGGCCTGCCCTGAAATCTGAAATCCATGACCACCTTGAAGTTCCCGTTATTGATCTCCAGAACCTGTTCGGCAAAGACCCAGCCCTCCACCAGGAGACCTCGAGACGCATCTCCAGCGCCTGCAGGGACTGGGGTTTCTTCCAGGTTGTAAACCATGGGGTTAGCCATGAGCTCATGAAGCGCACGCGTGCGGTGTGGCGTGACTTCTTTGAGTTGCCGCTTGAAGTGAAGCAACAGTACGCCAACTCGCCAAGTACCTATGAAGGGTACGGTAGTCGCTTAGGGATCGAGAAAGGAGCGATCCTTGATTGGAGCGATTACTTTTTTCTTAATTACTTGCCGGTTACATTAAGGAATCAAAGCAAGTGGCCTGCACAGCCGGTATCATGCAG GGAACTGGTTGCTAAATATGGCTCCCAAATTACAAAACTATGTGGAAGGCTGTTGAAGGCAATGTCTATCAACCTTGAACTAAAAGAAGACTACCTACAAAATGCCTTTGGTGGAGATGAAATGGGAGCCTGCTTAAGGGCCAATTTCTATCCAAAATGTCCTCAACCTGAACTTACACTAGGCCTTTCCTCACACTCAGACCCTGGCGCCATCACCATTCTCCTGCCTGATCCCGACGTAGCTGGACTCCAAGTTCGTAAGGGTGGCAAGTGGATAACGGTGAAGCCATTTCCCAATGCTTTCATTGTCAACGTCGGAGATCAAATCCAG GTGCTGAGCAATGCAAATTACAAGAGTGTTGAACACCGTGTTATCGTGAACTCAGACAAAGATCGAGTCTCCCTAGCTTTCTTCTACAACCCCAAGAGCGATTTACTGATAGAAGCGGCCAAGGAGCTGGTGAATGAGGACCGGCCAGCACTGTACAAGCCAATGACATATGATGAGTACAGGCTCTACATTAGGATGAATGGCCCTTGTGGCAAAACACAAATTGAGTCCATGAAATCCAACAGATAA